A DNA window from Pseudomonas resinovorans NBRC 106553 contains the following coding sequences:
- the pilG gene encoding twitching motility response regulator PilG, whose amino-acid sequence MEQHSEGLKVMVIDDSKTIRRTAETLLKKVGCEVITAVDGFDALAKIADSHPNIIFVDIMMPRLDGYQTCALIKNNSAFKSTPVIMLSSKDGLFDKAKGRIVGSDQYLTKPFSKEELLGAIKTHVPDFTPVEQAS is encoded by the coding sequence ATGGAACAGCATTCCGAGGGTTTGAAGGTCATGGTGATCGACGATTCGAAAACGATTCGTCGTACCGCCGAGACACTGCTCAAGAAAGTAGGGTGCGAGGTCATCACTGCCGTCGATGGTTTCGATGCCCTGGCCAAGATCGCCGATTCCCACCCGAACATCATCTTCGTCGACATCATGATGCCGCGCCTGGACGGTTATCAGACCTGCGCCCTGATCAAGAACAACAGTGCTTTCAAGTCCACCCCGGTGATCATGCTGTCCTCCAAGGACGGCCTGTTCGACAAGGCCAAGGGTCGCATCGTCGGTTCCGATCAGTACCTCACCAAGCCCTTCAGCAAGGAAGAGCTGCTCGGCGCGATCAAGACTCACGTCCCCGATTTCACCCCGGTGGAGCAAGCCTCCTGA
- the pilH gene encoding twitching motility response regulator PilH, whose amino-acid sequence MARILIVDDSPTEMYKLTAMLEKHGHQVLKAENGADGVALARQEKPDAVLMDIVMPGLNGFQATRQLTKDAETSHIPVIIVTTKDQETDKVWGKRQGAKDYLTKPIEEDTLLKTLNSVLAG is encoded by the coding sequence ATGGCTCGTATTCTGATTGTTGATGACTCGCCGACCGAGATGTACAAGCTGACCGCCATGCTCGAGAAGCACGGCCACCAGGTACTCAAGGCCGAGAATGGCGCCGATGGCGTGGCCCTGGCCCGCCAGGAGAAGCCGGACGCCGTCCTCATGGACATCGTCATGCCCGGCCTCAATGGCTTCCAGGCGACCCGTCAACTGACCAAGGACGCCGAAACCAGCCACATTCCGGTGATCATCGTCACCACCAAGGATCAGGAAACCGACAAGGTCTGGGGCAAGCGCCAGGGCGCCAAGGACTACCTGACCAAACCGATCGAAGAAGACACGCTGCTCAAGACGCTGAACTCGGTTCTGGCCGGCTGA
- a CDS encoding chemotaxis protein CheW has protein sequence MSDSQTPFQLLFEIDQRCRALAAGLPAQQEVVQSWSGIGFRMGERLFVAPMGEVSEVLHEPRQTSLPGVKGWVKGVSNVRGRLLPIMDLCGFFGGELSPLRKQRRVLVVDHQEIFAGLIVDEVFGMQHFLVDAFSEELPPLEASIQPFIHGVFHREQPWLVFSPHALAQHQAFLEVAV, from the coding sequence ATGTCGGATTCGCAGACTCCCTTCCAGCTTCTCTTCGAGATCGACCAGCGCTGTCGTGCGCTGGCGGCGGGCCTGCCTGCGCAGCAAGAGGTGGTGCAGAGCTGGAGCGGTATCGGCTTCCGCATGGGCGAGCGCTTGTTCGTGGCGCCCATGGGCGAGGTCAGCGAAGTGCTCCACGAGCCGCGCCAAACCTCCTTGCCCGGCGTGAAAGGGTGGGTCAAGGGCGTGTCCAACGTCCGTGGCCGCCTGCTGCCGATCATGGACCTGTGCGGTTTCTTCGGCGGCGAACTGTCGCCCTTGCGCAAGCAGCGCCGGGTACTGGTGGTGGACCACCAGGAGATCTTCGCCGGTCTGATCGTCGACGAAGTGTTCGGCATGCAGCATTTCCTGGTGGATGCCTTCAGCGAGGAGCTGCCTCCGCTGGAGGCCAGCATCCAGCCGTTCATCCATGGTGTTTTCCACCGCGAGCAGCCCTGGCTGGTGTTCAGCCCCCATGCGCTGGCCCAGCACCAGGCGTTCCTCGAGGTGGCGGTCTAG
- a CDS encoding methyl-accepting chemotaxis protein: MKRLNAGNLFSGVRSTSLIAGLFVVLIIAIVLLFANFAYLNTQANYDKEYISHAGELRVLSQRIAKNSSEAAAGKAEAFALLKDARNDFETRWNYLLKGDAATGLPPAPAAVKVEMDAVQKDWDSLRKNADAILASEQTVLSLHQVAATLAETIPQLQVEYEEVVDILLESGAPASQVSVAQRQSLLAERILGSVNKVLAGDEDSVQAADMFGRDASLFGRVLNAMLEGNAAMEISKVTNTEALERLQEISELFEFVSGSVDEILETSPELFQVRESANTIFSGSQTLLDKASGLTTGFENLAGGRGLNTLAGYVLGALALAAVLLIGLVMVQSTRSRLAETAEKNERNQAAILRLLDEIADLADGDLTVAATVTEDFTGAIADSINYSIDQLRELVETINLTAVQVAAAAQETQATAMHLAEASEHQAQEIAGASAAINEMAVSIDQVSANASESSAVAERSVAIANKGNEVVHNTITGMDNIREQIQDTSKRIKRLGESSQEIGDIVSLINDIADQTNILALNAAIQASMAGDAGRGFAVVADEVQRLAERSSAATKQIEALVKTIQTDTNEAVISMEQTTSEVVRGARLAQDAGVALEEIEKVSKTLAALIQNISNAARQQASSAGHISNTMNVIQEITSQTSAGTTATAKSIGNLAKMASEMRKSVSGFKLPEAQDIA; the protein is encoded by the coding sequence ATGAAAAGACTGAACGCAGGCAATCTGTTTTCCGGGGTGCGCAGTACGTCGCTGATCGCAGGGCTCTTCGTAGTCCTGATCATCGCCATCGTGCTGTTGTTCGCGAACTTCGCGTACCTCAACACCCAGGCGAACTATGACAAGGAATACATCAGCCACGCCGGCGAGCTGCGCGTGCTGTCCCAGCGTATCGCCAAGAACTCCAGTGAAGCCGCGGCCGGCAAGGCCGAAGCCTTCGCCCTGCTGAAGGACGCGCGCAACGACTTCGAGACGCGCTGGAACTACCTGCTCAAAGGTGACGCCGCCACTGGCCTGCCGCCGGCACCCGCCGCCGTGAAGGTCGAGATGGACGCCGTGCAGAAGGACTGGGACAGCCTGCGCAAGAACGCCGACGCCATCCTGGCCAGCGAACAGACCGTACTCTCCCTGCACCAGGTAGCCGCCACCCTGGCCGAGACCATTCCGCAGCTGCAGGTCGAGTACGAGGAAGTGGTCGACATCCTCCTGGAAAGCGGCGCGCCCGCCAGCCAGGTTTCCGTGGCCCAGCGCCAGTCGCTGCTGGCCGAACGTATCCTCGGCTCGGTGAACAAGGTGCTGGCCGGTGACGAAGACTCCGTGCAGGCCGCCGACATGTTCGGCCGCGACGCCAGCCTGTTCGGCCGCGTACTGAACGCCATGCTCGAAGGCAACGCGGCGATGGAGATCAGCAAGGTTACCAACACCGAAGCCCTGGAGCGCCTGCAGGAGATTTCCGAACTGTTCGAATTCGTCTCCGGCTCGGTGGACGAAATTCTCGAAACCTCGCCCGAACTGTTTCAGGTCCGTGAATCCGCCAACACCATCTTCTCCGGCTCCCAGACCCTGCTGGACAAGGCCTCCGGCCTGACCACCGGTTTCGAGAACCTGGCCGGCGGCCGTGGCCTGAACACCCTGGCCGGCTACGTGCTGGGTGCCCTGGCACTCGCCGCGGTCCTGCTCATCGGCCTGGTGATGGTGCAGAGCACCCGCAGCCGACTGGCTGAAACCGCCGAGAAGAACGAACGTAACCAGGCGGCGATCCTGCGTCTGCTCGACGAAATCGCCGACCTCGCCGACGGTGACCTGACCGTGGCCGCGACCGTGACCGAGGACTTCACCGGTGCCATCGCGGACTCCATCAACTACTCCATCGACCAGCTCCGCGAACTGGTTGAAACCATCAACCTGACCGCCGTGCAGGTGGCCGCCGCCGCCCAGGAAACCCAGGCCACCGCCATGCACCTGGCCGAGGCTTCCGAGCACCAGGCCCAGGAAATCGCCGGCGCTTCCGCCGCGATCAACGAAATGGCCGTGTCCATTGACCAGGTATCGGCGAACGCCTCCGAGTCCTCGGCGGTAGCGGAACGTTCCGTAGCCATCGCCAACAAGGGCAACGAAGTGGTGCACAACACCATCACCGGCATGGATAACATCCGTGAGCAGATCCAGGACACCTCGAAGCGGATCAAGCGCCTCGGTGAATCGTCCCAGGAGATCGGTGACATCGTGAGCCTGATCAACGACATCGCCGACCAGACCAACATCCTCGCCCTGAACGCCGCGATCCAGGCGTCCATGGCCGGTGACGCGGGCCGTGGCTTCGCCGTGGTAGCGGACGAGGTACAGCGCCTTGCGGAACGTTCCTCCGCCGCGACCAAGCAGATCGAGGCCCTGGTGAAGACCATTCAGACCGACACCAACGAGGCGGTGATCTCCATGGAGCAGACCACCTCCGAAGTGGTCCGCGGTGCGCGCCTGGCCCAGGACGCCGGTGTGGCCCTGGAAGAGATCGAGAAGGTATCCAAGACCCTCGCGGCCCTTATCCAGAACATCTCCAACGCCGCTCGTCAGCAAGCGTCCTCGGCCGGTCACATCTCCAACACCATGAACGTGATCCAGGAGATCACCTCGCAGACCTCCGCCGGTACCACCGCCACCGCGAAGAGCATCGGCAACCTGGCGAAGATGGCCAGCGAGATGCGCAAGTCGGTTTCCGGCTTCAAGCTGCCGGAAGCCCAGGACATAGCCTGA
- a CDS encoding protein-glutamate O-methyltransferase encodes MQPSGVWALKPLADMTTAEFHDWQKLLEERTGVVVNDQRRSFLQTNLSARMRELGVQDYASYYRQVTDGPRGLVEWSTLLDRLTVQETRFFRHPASFELLADYLRGRIGAGLERPLEIWSVGCSSGEEPYSLAMLAAQILSDAGQPDYFGVTGTDISLSALAKAREGLYGARRLEQLEAELAERYFQVQDDGRYKVLPSLAARVCCARLNVLELAKAPMSGMDVIFCQNLLIYFRRWRRREILNRLAERLAPGGLMVLGVGEVVGWQHPDLEPVANEQVLAFTRKG; translated from the coding sequence ATGCAGCCGAGCGGCGTCTGGGCCTTGAAACCCCTGGCCGACATGACGACGGCGGAATTCCACGACTGGCAGAAGCTGCTCGAGGAACGCACCGGCGTGGTGGTCAACGACCAGCGCCGTTCCTTCCTCCAGACCAACCTCAGCGCGCGCATGCGCGAGCTGGGGGTACAGGACTACGCCAGCTACTACCGCCAGGTCACCGATGGCCCGCGTGGGCTGGTGGAGTGGTCGACCCTGCTGGACCGGCTGACCGTGCAGGAGACCCGTTTCTTCCGTCATCCGGCCTCCTTCGAGCTGCTCGCCGACTACCTGCGCGGGCGTATCGGAGCGGGTCTGGAGCGGCCTCTGGAGATCTGGAGCGTCGGTTGCTCCAGCGGTGAAGAACCCTATTCGCTGGCCATGTTGGCGGCGCAGATCCTGAGCGATGCCGGGCAGCCGGACTACTTCGGCGTGACCGGCACCGATATCAGCCTCAGCGCCCTGGCCAAGGCCCGCGAGGGCCTGTATGGCGCCCGGCGCCTGGAACAGCTGGAGGCGGAACTCGCCGAACGCTACTTCCAGGTCCAGGACGATGGTCGTTACAAGGTGCTGCCGAGCCTCGCCGCGCGAGTGTGCTGCGCACGGCTCAATGTGCTGGAACTGGCCAAGGCGCCAATGTCCGGCATGGACGTAATTTTCTGTCAGAACCTGTTGATCTATTTTCGCCGCTGGCGCCGCCGGGAAATCCTCAATCGCCTGGCCGAGCGCCTGGCACCGGGAGGCCTGATGGTACTGGGCGTAGGTGAAGTAGTGGGTTGGCAGCATCCGGACCTCGAGCCGGTGGCCAATGAACAGGTTCTGGCATTCACCCGGAAGGGATAG